One window from the genome of Bdellovibrio sp. NC01 encodes:
- the map gene encoding type I methionyl aminopeptidase, translated as MGIKPLSLDEIKKMTVACRIAADTLTYLEKYVKAGISTLEIDELANDFMQTRGAKSACLGYHGYPRYTCTSVNEVVCHGLPDAQTILKDGDIINVDVTALMDGFYGDTSRMYLIGNVSDDARDLVETAMLARDVGIKAITPNGYTGDIGFETNKLVTRKGYSAVKEIGGHGVGRKFHEEPFVPSFGKKGKGDRLVPFHCITVEPMVNQGTDEYVEFNIPGSSIKYYNTADGLLSAQYEHTVLVTDTGYEILTLP; from the coding sequence ATGGGAATTAAGCCTCTGTCTCTTGATGAGATTAAAAAAATGACTGTGGCCTGTCGTATTGCGGCCGATACTCTGACTTATCTTGAAAAATACGTTAAAGCTGGGATTTCGACTCTTGAGATTGATGAGCTCGCGAATGATTTCATGCAAACGCGAGGAGCGAAGTCGGCTTGTCTTGGGTATCATGGTTATCCTAGATACACTTGTACGTCGGTGAATGAAGTTGTTTGTCATGGTTTGCCTGATGCTCAAACTATTCTTAAAGACGGGGACATTATCAATGTCGATGTGACGGCGTTGATGGATGGTTTTTATGGCGATACTTCGCGCATGTACTTGATCGGGAATGTCTCTGATGATGCTCGTGATCTGGTTGAAACAGCGATGCTGGCTCGTGACGTTGGTATCAAAGCGATTACTCCGAATGGCTATACAGGTGATATCGGTTTTGAAACGAACAAGCTAGTGACTCGTAAGGGTTATTCAGCTGTTAAAGAGATCGGTGGGCACGGTGTCGGACGCAAGTTCCATGAAGAGCCCTTCGTTCCTTCTTTCGGTAAAAAAGGGAAGGGTGACCGTTTGGTGCCGTTCCATTGCATCACGGTTGAGCCGATGGTGAACCAAGGAACTGATGAGTATGTTGAGTTCAACATCCCTGGTTCCAGCATTAAGTACTACAACACGGCCGACGGCTTGTTGTCTGCGCAGTATGAGCACACAGTGCTTGTTACTGACACTGGGTACGAAATCCTAACTCTGCCATAG
- the ahcY gene encoding adenosylhomocysteinase, which produces MSFTTTNGKAMKKNAKPMKAVAAKTAPATKTSNRDFMVVKEAMENPEVFDKLAKWGREEIKIAETEMPGLMALRKEYGKQKPLKGAKIAGCLHMTIQTAVLIETLVELGAEIRWSSCNIFSTQDHAAVAIAAAGIPVFAWKGLTEQEFNWCIEQTITGWGKDGFNMILDDGGDLTNMMHEPRFAKELKKIIGISEETTTGVHNLEVMLKAGKLKVPAININDSVTKSKFDNLYGCRESLADGIKRATDVMVAGKICVVAGYGDVGKGSAHSLRGLGARVLITEIDPICALQAAMEGFEVTTMDEAAKLGDIFVTATGCCDIITDKHFQSMKNNAIVCNIGHFDIEIDMAWLNKNSKVREVKPQVDIHTLKNGTQIIILAKGRLVNLGCATGHPSFVMSNSFTNQVLAQMELYNNRDKYQEIAVYRLPKHLDEKVAALHLGKLGVKLTKLTQKQAKYLHMNQNGPFKPEHYRY; this is translated from the coding sequence ATGTCATTTACGACTACGAACGGAAAAGCAATGAAGAAAAATGCAAAGCCAATGAAAGCAGTAGCTGCGAAAACAGCACCAGCGACTAAAACTTCAAACCGTGATTTCATGGTTGTTAAAGAAGCTATGGAGAACCCAGAAGTTTTCGATAAACTTGCTAAATGGGGTCGCGAAGAAATCAAAATCGCTGAAACTGAAATGCCTGGTTTGATGGCTCTTCGTAAAGAGTACGGCAAACAAAAACCTCTTAAAGGTGCAAAAATCGCTGGTTGCCTTCACATGACAATCCAAACTGCAGTGTTGATCGAAACACTTGTAGAGCTTGGTGCGGAAATCCGTTGGTCTTCATGCAACATCTTCTCGACTCAAGATCACGCGGCTGTAGCGATTGCTGCTGCTGGTATCCCAGTTTTCGCTTGGAAAGGTTTGACTGAGCAAGAGTTCAACTGGTGCATCGAGCAAACTATCACTGGTTGGGGCAAAGATGGCTTCAACATGATCTTGGACGACGGTGGTGACTTGACGAACATGATGCACGAACCACGCTTCGCAAAAGAACTTAAAAAAATCATCGGTATCTCTGAAGAGACAACAACGGGTGTTCACAATCTAGAAGTGATGTTGAAAGCTGGAAAATTGAAAGTTCCTGCAATCAATATCAATGACTCTGTCACTAAATCTAAATTCGACAACTTGTACGGTTGCCGCGAATCATTGGCTGACGGTATCAAACGTGCCACTGACGTGATGGTAGCTGGTAAAATCTGCGTTGTTGCAGGTTACGGCGACGTAGGTAAAGGTTCTGCGCATTCATTGCGTGGTCTTGGTGCTCGCGTTCTTATCACTGAAATCGATCCTATCTGTGCTCTTCAAGCTGCGATGGAAGGTTTCGAAGTAACGACTATGGATGAAGCTGCGAAATTGGGCGACATCTTCGTAACTGCGACTGGCTGCTGCGATATCATCACTGATAAGCACTTCCAATCTATGAAAAACAACGCGATCGTGTGCAACATCGGTCACTTCGATATCGAAATCGATATGGCATGGTTGAACAAAAATTCAAAAGTTCGTGAAGTAAAACCACAAGTTGATATTCACACTTTGAAAAACGGCACTCAAATCATCATCCTTGCAAAAGGTCGTTTGGTGAACTTGGGCTGTGCGACTGGTCACCCAAGCTTCGTTATGTCGAACTCATTCACGAACCAAGTTTTGGCGCAAATGGAACTTTACAACAACCGTGACAAGTACCAAGAAATCGCAGTTTACCGTCTTCCAAAACACTTGGACGAAAAAGTTGCTGCTCTTCACCTTGGCAAATTGGGTGTGAAATTGACTAAGCTTACTCAAAAACAAGCTAAGTACCTACACATGAATCAAAACGGTCCGTTCAAACCAGAACACTACCGTTACTAA
- a CDS encoding transporter substrate-binding domain-containing protein → MIKKVKILFGFLFLYLSSAAAQTELRTMTIGMPYRITRNQALIEFQNLHADFLRDAGFHVVTKTIPATSTYEILINGDVDAITYDDLGSKEKRDQVVTLSFPTIRTRALVFYESAKKINLKKLKKYKGALTANNVALENKAKEKGLKYITTGSPFQSLQLLLEGKIEYFIAIEEVGLASVAAHPEAKGKIAHSEEPFSEVPIYFSMNKKFKADIPEIEAALKKRLSGNLDAYPTIKNHLNKTAEK, encoded by the coding sequence ATGATTAAGAAAGTGAAGATTCTTTTCGGCTTTCTATTCTTGTATCTGTCTTCCGCCGCAGCTCAAACCGAGTTGCGTACGATGACAATTGGGATGCCCTACCGAATCACCCGCAATCAAGCCTTGATCGAATTTCAAAATCTCCACGCTGACTTTTTACGCGACGCCGGCTTTCACGTTGTTACCAAAACAATTCCAGCAACCAGCACTTATGAAATTTTAATCAACGGTGATGTCGACGCCATCACTTATGACGATTTGGGTTCAAAAGAAAAACGCGATCAAGTCGTGACATTATCATTCCCAACAATTCGCACCCGCGCACTTGTCTTCTATGAAAGCGCAAAAAAAATTAATCTAAAGAAGCTGAAAAAATATAAAGGTGCACTGACAGCAAACAATGTGGCTTTGGAAAACAAAGCGAAAGAAAAAGGTCTGAAATACATCACAACAGGCTCACCATTTCAAAGCCTGCAACTTCTTCTTGAAGGAAAAATAGAATACTTCATCGCCATCGAAGAAGTGGGCTTAGCCTCTGTCGCCGCTCACCCAGAAGCCAAAGGCAAAATTGCCCACAGCGAAGAACCCTTCAGCGAAGTCCCAATCTATTTCTCGATGAACAAAAAATTCAAAGCCGACATCCCAGAAATCGAAGCCGCCCTAAAAAAACGCCTCAGCGGCAACCTAGACGCCTACCCTACAATCAAAAATCATCTGAACAAAACCGCAGAAAAATAA
- a CDS encoding nuclear transport factor 2 family protein — protein MTLISANDRFEILDLCARYNRCLDGADEEGAMDCWAKSGISFDNGKSKITNWDQLRRNLAKELHDASMGSKRLVQFNTVVREGESVDSAYVDSEYMIIGAHDHLIHETGSFKNDKVVRTSMGWKFQSRVQKADVVKNAVPSHRPEEVHPR, from the coding sequence ATGACTTTGATTTCTGCAAACGATCGTTTTGAAATTTTAGATCTGTGTGCCCGTTACAACCGCTGCTTAGATGGTGCCGATGAAGAAGGTGCGATGGATTGCTGGGCGAAGAGCGGGATCTCTTTCGATAATGGAAAATCAAAAATCACAAACTGGGATCAACTGCGCAGGAATCTTGCGAAGGAACTGCACGATGCTTCCATGGGCTCCAAACGACTGGTGCAATTTAACACCGTTGTCCGCGAAGGTGAAAGTGTCGACTCTGCCTATGTGGATTCAGAGTACATGATCATTGGCGCGCACGATCACTTGATTCACGAAACTGGAAGCTTCAAAAACGACAAAGTCGTACGCACTTCGATGGGATGGAAATTCCAGTCACGCGTCCAAAAAGCAGACGTTGTGAAGAATGCAGTTCCAAGCCATCGTCCAGAGGAAGTACACCCACGTTAG
- the orn gene encoding oligoribonuclease yields MNKLFWLDMEMTGLDVEKEVIIEVAAIVTDLNFAELETFETVVKQPQKYLEAMDAWNKEHHSKSGLTAKVPNGMPPDQVEAKLVDMVKKFFPDPKDRPVLAGNSIMQDRLFINKYMPDLAARLHYRMVDVSSWKVIINNKFNYVYQKSNKHRALDDIRESIQELRHYCDNLNFKK; encoded by the coding sequence ATGAATAAACTTTTTTGGCTCGACATGGAGATGACAGGTCTTGATGTCGAAAAAGAAGTGATCATCGAAGTCGCTGCTATCGTCACTGATTTAAACTTTGCAGAGCTTGAAACTTTCGAAACCGTCGTAAAACAACCGCAAAAATATCTCGAGGCCATGGATGCTTGGAACAAAGAGCATCACTCTAAATCTGGTTTAACTGCGAAAGTTCCAAATGGAATGCCACCAGATCAGGTAGAGGCCAAATTAGTGGATATGGTGAAAAAGTTTTTCCCCGATCCAAAAGATCGCCCAGTTTTAGCTGGTAACTCGATCATGCAAGATCGTCTGTTCATCAATAAGTACATGCCTGATCTTGCTGCTCGTCTGCACTATCGCATGGTGGACGTTTCTTCATGGAAAGTGATCATCAACAACAAGTTCAATTATGTCTATCAGAAGTCCAATAAGCATCGCGCTTTGGACGACATTCGCGAAAGCATCCAAGAGCTTCGTCATTACTGCGACAATTTAAATTTCAAAAAATAA
- a CDS encoding response regulator — protein sequence MTNATSEQNLPQGRLLIIDDESELREVLVALLEDTTTNILQAANGAEGIKLLQTEKFDAVLSDEKMPKKSGLEVLKWMRDNKIETPFIIHTGYGQKEMVQEAQRLGVFAFIDKPWNERDLIRTVQKALQMGQSSGNP from the coding sequence ATGACAAACGCAACTTCAGAACAAAATCTACCTCAAGGCCGCCTACTGATTATTGATGATGAATCAGAATTGCGCGAAGTTTTGGTTGCTCTGCTTGAGGATACGACGACAAACATTTTGCAAGCTGCGAATGGCGCTGAAGGCATCAAGCTTTTGCAAACTGAAAAATTCGACGCCGTTTTGTCTGACGAAAAAATGCCTAAAAAATCAGGCTTAGAAGTCTTGAAATGGATGCGCGATAATAAGATCGAAACGCCCTTCATTATCCACACTGGCTACGGTCAAAAAGAGATGGTTCAAGAAGCACAACGTCTTGGCGTCTTTGCGTTCATTGATAAACCCTGGAATGAGCGTGATTTGATCCGCACGGTGCAAAAAGCACTGCAAATGGGTCAATCTTCAGGCAATCCGTAA
- a CDS encoding heavy-metal-associated domain-containing protein: protein MNKAILIISLLFTSAAFADTTTYEVEGMHCGGCAKMIQSKVCGMDGMEKCEVTMGKIVVATKPGITISQEKIQEAMAKAGDYKITGSKSSK from the coding sequence ATGAACAAGGCTATTCTTATAATCTCACTTCTGTTTACAAGTGCTGCATTTGCCGACACAACTACCTATGAGGTTGAGGGCATGCACTGTGGTGGTTGCGCCAAGATGATCCAATCAAAAGTGTGTGGAATGGACGGCATGGAAAAATGCGAAGTTACGATGGGCAAAATTGTTGTCGCTACGAAACCAGGCATTACGATCTCTCAAGAAAAAATCCAAGAAGCGATGGCAAAAGCAGGCGATTATAAAATCACCGGCTCAAAATCTAGCAAATAA
- a CDS encoding DUF3987 domain-containing protein, with product MSNSANWQTANSQSPCPICGAKKWCSTDSNGSFTNCRFKNDGCIREKIDSNGDPYFVHKGPNYVEGKTFSARSYVPRRPLGEDEAVEHRDKIYRRFMDLCLLHDDHMEHLHLQRGFFKETIQKSKYSSARNLDLTVQRLYSEFGDGLFDVPGFTKKQVDGITKVQTLKRSGIFIPSMNLKGQISSLRLRVDEVDDSGSRYYWFSLRNGVKLDPNIHVAYGSLHDNKTLIVTEGEFKATRFTQQFPTHTALGLPGISSCRRSLQLISELKPERIVLAPDRDIEKNHGVFRPVARLFGELKNLGYNVQFLYWSDHDYKGVDDALQGKCELEYLSTPEAEEYLRFIGKNLNFPDDLINKGFSGCDQIEKFDDEWDREPEEIEFGSKPLPQIDDSDLPAIFRNYIKDCAERISVSIEYISLSVFAVAASLIGRKLAIRPKLKDTWTIVPVLWPMLIGRPSKKKSPALGCGIAFLENLSAEIHDQNEKNHADWLAESKILSQERDNLLKSLNSRGRRTEEHEDSDNSNNSRDEIKEQIARIEYQLRNGRPAEVVYFVSDTTKEALVDVLKDNPNGLLIVRDELSAWLKGLNIKGREQDRGLYLELYNGKVPYVERRRSREAVSLKATVASIVGGIQPGPLAEYISAANNGGSGADGLMARFVLIWPDDVPYRYVDREPNIDAFNDLQTVMKNLSTFSAKNKGIEAMDKSGLPYIGFSQHAQSLFVTWLISNIEKEARESKSEALEAFLGKHPNTVCTLALIFHLCEQLSTNCEKLEPISYNSLVLAIRWGEIIEAHARKTYLGCSSPEVAKSLILLEKIESGSLTNGLTVREIYRKNWPQLKKRCDVISGMALLEKAGCAKVVSLKSNTNGTVSEVVLIHPSLRRNIVSETNI from the coding sequence ATGTCAAATTCAGCAAACTGGCAAACAGCTAATAGCCAAAGTCCTTGCCCTATCTGTGGAGCAAAAAAATGGTGCAGCACAGACTCAAATGGTTCCTTTACCAACTGTCGTTTTAAGAACGACGGCTGCATCAGAGAAAAGATCGACAGTAACGGCGATCCTTACTTTGTTCACAAAGGTCCCAATTACGTGGAAGGCAAGACTTTCTCTGCTCGTAGCTATGTTCCGCGCCGCCCACTAGGCGAAGATGAAGCCGTCGAGCACAGAGACAAAATCTATCGTCGTTTCATGGATCTGTGCCTACTTCACGACGATCATATGGAGCATCTACATCTTCAGAGGGGTTTTTTCAAAGAAACGATTCAGAAGAGCAAGTATAGTTCTGCCCGCAATTTAGATCTCACAGTTCAACGCCTTTACAGTGAATTTGGTGATGGTTTGTTCGATGTCCCAGGCTTTACAAAAAAGCAGGTGGATGGAATAACAAAAGTTCAAACTTTAAAAAGATCCGGAATTTTTATTCCATCTATGAACTTGAAAGGACAAATCTCTTCACTTCGTCTTCGCGTAGATGAAGTAGACGATAGCGGCTCCCGTTATTATTGGTTCAGCCTGCGCAATGGGGTTAAACTTGATCCAAATATTCATGTAGCGTATGGAAGTTTACATGACAATAAAACTTTAATTGTCACTGAAGGAGAATTTAAGGCCACTAGATTCACTCAGCAATTCCCCACTCACACCGCTTTAGGCCTACCAGGCATAAGCAGTTGCCGCAGATCCTTACAACTTATCTCTGAACTTAAACCCGAAAGAATAGTGCTAGCTCCGGACCGTGATATTGAAAAAAACCATGGCGTCTTCCGCCCGGTTGCGCGACTTTTTGGTGAGCTTAAAAATTTAGGTTACAATGTCCAGTTCCTTTACTGGAGCGATCACGATTACAAAGGCGTGGACGATGCTTTACAAGGGAAGTGTGAACTTGAATATCTTAGTACTCCTGAAGCTGAAGAATATTTAAGATTCATTGGTAAGAATCTTAACTTTCCAGACGACCTCATTAATAAAGGATTCTCGGGATGCGATCAGATTGAAAAGTTCGACGACGAGTGGGATCGCGAACCTGAAGAAATTGAATTTGGATCTAAGCCTCTACCACAGATCGATGATAGTGATTTACCCGCGATTTTTCGCAACTACATAAAAGACTGTGCCGAACGCATTTCCGTTTCCATTGAGTATATTTCACTATCAGTATTTGCTGTCGCAGCCAGCCTCATCGGTCGTAAATTAGCAATACGTCCAAAACTGAAAGATACCTGGACAATCGTTCCAGTTCTTTGGCCGATGCTCATCGGAAGACCATCAAAAAAGAAGTCACCCGCTTTAGGTTGCGGAATTGCTTTTCTGGAAAATCTAAGTGCTGAGATCCATGATCAAAACGAGAAAAATCATGCTGACTGGCTTGCCGAATCAAAAATTTTATCTCAAGAACGTGACAATCTTTTGAAGTCCCTCAACTCAAGAGGGAGACGAACTGAAGAGCACGAAGACTCAGACAATTCTAATAATTCACGTGACGAAATTAAAGAACAGATTGCTCGTATTGAGTATCAGTTGCGCAATGGGAGACCGGCCGAGGTGGTTTACTTCGTAAGTGATACAACTAAAGAAGCGCTTGTCGATGTTTTGAAGGATAATCCCAATGGCCTCTTAATTGTTAGAGACGAGCTTTCCGCCTGGTTAAAAGGTTTAAATATCAAAGGTCGCGAGCAAGATCGCGGACTTTATCTTGAACTTTACAACGGCAAAGTGCCTTACGTTGAGCGCAGAAGATCAAGAGAAGCGGTTTCTCTTAAAGCAACTGTTGCATCAATCGTTGGAGGGATCCAACCGGGTCCATTGGCAGAATATATTAGCGCGGCCAACAACGGCGGCTCCGGTGCCGACGGCCTCATGGCGCGTTTTGTTCTAATCTGGCCCGATGACGTTCCTTATAGATACGTTGATCGAGAACCCAATATTGATGCCTTCAACGATCTTCAAACGGTTATGAAAAATCTTTCGACCTTTTCTGCAAAGAACAAAGGTATTGAGGCCATGGATAAATCCGGTCTTCCATATATTGGTTTTTCGCAACACGCACAGTCACTATTTGTAACTTGGCTTATTTCAAACATAGAAAAAGAAGCACGTGAATCTAAATCAGAAGCACTTGAAGCCTTTCTAGGCAAGCATCCTAATACTGTCTGCACCCTCGCATTAATCTTTCACCTTTGCGAACAGCTATCCACTAACTGCGAAAAGCTTGAACCAATTTCATACAACTCCTTAGTTCTTGCAATACGCTGGGGTGAAATCATCGAAGCTCATGCTCGCAAGACATACCTTGGATGCAGCTCCCCAGAGGTAGCAAAGTCTCTTATTTTACTTGAAAAAATTGAGTCGGGATCTCTCACAAATGGCCTTACCGTCCGTGAGATCTATCGTAAAAACTGGCCTCAACTAAAGAAAAGATGTGATGTGATTTCAGGCATGGCTTTACTTGAAAAAGCAGGATGCGCGAAAGTAGTAAGTTTAAAATCAAATACAAATGGAACCGTCAGTGAAGTGGTCCTAATACATCCTTCTCTAAGACGCAACATAGTCTCTGAAACAAATATTTAG
- a CDS encoding phospholipase D family protein, translating to MKLIANGLNGSYLREILDSSRGQVEWIKAAVAYASGTPELLEFCRINSIPLEFWGRMDCGLSVGTSVLEKFLNSGPGFKCKLVWEFYHPKIIWFGEYGVYIGSANLTERAWYKNIECGVFISQEQLETEGLISELNDLFEGIDERSAPLTRELFNKIKDVEDTFYNKYSDLSIQQKDLEKAFENKIGSFISPKFEGLTVVSKKSANEKKRLKFLAEWNDTLEILRQISEQVSSDKYRPKWISKDVPKGVQVDQFLHAYFYSFIKTGNSSKHEEFYEKNRTRPQAALEDAMSWWRELGKPVEDEDKAIYEKAPYLKDILTERGLLNINEAEFLKICQSIFAFWHSSRQTKNQTLGLESNTSFNQPKRLEVVSKWIWTQKSGNHSNVVDVIRFVLYKGSPDDICERLWQATFTDEWHIPQFGLSCMGEIIGWAMPDRYPPRNGRTSKALKALGHNVKIYS from the coding sequence ATGAAGCTAATTGCCAATGGATTGAACGGAAGCTATTTGAGAGAGATTCTAGATTCTTCACGAGGCCAAGTTGAGTGGATTAAAGCAGCTGTGGCCTACGCGAGTGGCACACCCGAGCTACTTGAATTTTGTCGCATCAATTCCATTCCGTTAGAGTTTTGGGGGCGTATGGACTGTGGTCTTTCCGTAGGGACAAGCGTTCTGGAAAAGTTCCTTAATTCCGGGCCTGGTTTCAAATGCAAATTGGTGTGGGAGTTTTACCATCCAAAGATCATATGGTTTGGAGAATATGGCGTTTACATTGGGTCCGCGAATCTCACAGAGCGTGCCTGGTATAAAAATATTGAATGTGGCGTTTTTATTTCTCAAGAACAACTTGAAACTGAAGGGCTAATTTCAGAACTAAACGATCTCTTCGAGGGAATTGATGAACGATCCGCTCCTCTAACACGCGAGTTATTTAATAAGATAAAGGATGTCGAAGATACCTTTTACAATAAATATTCTGACTTAAGCATCCAACAGAAAGACTTAGAAAAGGCATTTGAGAACAAGATTGGAAGTTTTATATCACCAAAGTTTGAGGGTCTTACGGTCGTGTCAAAGAAAAGCGCCAACGAGAAAAAGCGTCTCAAGTTTTTGGCGGAATGGAATGATACTCTTGAAATACTTAGACAAATTTCCGAACAAGTTTCATCAGATAAATACCGCCCTAAATGGATCTCTAAAGACGTCCCCAAAGGCGTGCAGGTCGATCAATTTTTGCATGCATACTTTTACAGTTTTATTAAAACAGGCAACAGTTCAAAGCATGAAGAATTTTATGAGAAAAATAGAACTCGTCCTCAGGCCGCTTTGGAAGATGCCATGTCTTGGTGGCGTGAGCTAGGAAAACCAGTTGAGGATGAAGACAAAGCTATTTATGAAAAGGCTCCCTACTTGAAGGACATTCTGACAGAACGAGGCTTACTAAACATCAATGAAGCTGAGTTCCTCAAGATCTGCCAAAGTATTTTCGCATTCTGGCACTCGTCCCGCCAAACCAAGAACCAAACATTGGGGCTCGAAAGTAACACCAGCTTTAATCAACCCAAAAGACTAGAGGTGGTCTCAAAGTGGATTTGGACACAAAAATCGGGCAATCACTCCAACGTCGTAGACGTCATTCGCTTCGTTCTTTACAAGGGTAGCCCCGACGATATTTGTGAACGTTTATGGCAAGCCACCTTTACTGACGAGTGGCATATACCTCAATTTGGATTGAGCTGCATGGGTGAGATTATTGGTTGGGCTATGCCGGATAGATATCCCCCCCGTAACGGGCGCACTAGCAAGGCTTTAAAGGCGCTAGGTCATAACGTAAAAATTTATAGTTAA
- a CDS encoding tyrosine-type recombinase/integrase, whose product MSFLPIKIENFVQHMDQDELPALIVRYFHEEVVGRSPHTLYARKTDLGKFCLFYHAINGHLQVKGLMPQDVKLYLNDLEAKGYAANSRNRQLGSIRAFGSWLLENGFVKIHPCKSIRDVHVDLGVPKAPRDREYHRLRKAAEVRATNTGFRFSQHFRDMVILETLNSSGLRISELLSIKLGQLKGKRFHNVKCKGGKVRSISIKSGTCELIGTYVSSHRTEGSEYLFTSKNGLQLDRVTVWKSLKKIAQAASANLQPHEKMTLHPHMLRHRHGFKSREAKDAVFAAARLGHCSLNFVHRYTQETTEEEQIILEKID is encoded by the coding sequence ATGAGTTTTTTGCCAATAAAAATCGAAAATTTTGTGCAACATATGGATCAGGATGAACTTCCTGCGCTGATTGTTCGGTACTTTCATGAGGAAGTCGTTGGTCGTTCTCCGCATACCCTCTACGCTAGAAAAACAGACCTAGGAAAATTTTGTCTCTTCTACCACGCCATCAATGGACACCTGCAAGTAAAAGGCTTAATGCCCCAAGATGTGAAATTGTATTTAAATGACCTCGAAGCCAAAGGGTATGCCGCGAACTCGCGGAATCGACAATTGGGCTCAATTAGAGCTTTTGGATCATGGTTACTTGAAAATGGGTTCGTGAAGATTCACCCATGTAAGTCTATTCGTGATGTCCATGTTGATCTCGGTGTTCCCAAAGCCCCACGTGATCGCGAGTATCATAGGCTTCGTAAGGCCGCAGAGGTCAGGGCCACAAATACAGGTTTTCGATTCTCTCAGCACTTCCGGGATATGGTGATTTTGGAAACATTGAATTCCAGCGGTTTGCGTATCAGTGAGCTTTTGTCCATCAAGTTAGGACAATTAAAGGGAAAGAGGTTCCATAACGTGAAATGCAAAGGCGGAAAAGTACGCTCGATTTCTATCAAGTCTGGCACTTGTGAATTGATTGGGACCTATGTTTCAAGCCACAGAACCGAAGGGAGTGAGTATTTATTCACCTCGAAAAATGGACTGCAGCTTGATCGTGTTACGGTATGGAAGTCACTTAAGAAAATTGCGCAAGCTGCTTCCGCAAATCTTCAGCCCCACGAGAAAATGACCTTGCATCCGCATATGCTCCGCCATCGTCACGGGTTCAAAAGCCGTGAAGCTAAGGATGCCGTTTTCGCGGCAGCCCGACTTGGGCATTGCTCACTAAATTTCGTACATAGATATACTCAAGAAACAACAGAAGAAGAACAAATCATTCTAGAGAAAATTGATTAG
- a CDS encoding helix-turn-helix domain-containing protein, protein MKKLKLHETIPALLKKRGMTLRALAKASKVPPSNISGWAVPGAKPKDILQVAAVAEALEVSLNFLLFGKPEKKIDLDELPSEVVVSGVYRLRLERIIQHKNQDEDED, encoded by the coding sequence ATGAAAAAACTTAAACTTCACGAGACTATTCCAGCATTGCTTAAAAAACGTGGAATGACTTTACGTGCGTTAGCTAAAGCATCTAAAGTTCCGCCGTCCAATATTTCAGGATGGGCAGTTCCTGGCGCTAAGCCTAAAGACATTTTGCAAGTTGCTGCTGTGGCAGAAGCTCTCGAGGTCAGTTTGAACTTTCTTTTGTTTGGAAAACCGGAGAAAAAAATTGACCTTGATGAACTTCCTTCTGAGGTCGTTGTGAGTGGTGTGTACAGACTTCGTCTAGAACGCATCATTCAGCACAAAAACCAAGACGAAGATGAGGACTAA